TCCCGGCAGTATGCCCACCGTCATTCCCCCCTCCGCCGCAGCGCCGCGGCATGCGGCTTCCATCACCCCGCCCATTCCCCCGCACACCAGCACCGCGCCGCGGCGGGCTATCTCGCGCCCCACTTCCTCGGCGAGGGTGGCAATCGGCGGGGGGACCTCGCTGCCGCCGATGACTGCAATCAAAATAAGGTCGTTGCTCATCAGGAAATACCCTCGTTTGACGTTGTTATTATAGCATCGGGGTTGCACGCTGGCAAAAAGAGGACTTAAAGGTTAGCACTGAGAACTAAAAATAAGACACTGGCCAATCCTTATCCTCGAACACCGGCTATGGCAGCCGGGATAGCTGATCATACCTGGAATGTTGAGGAAATCGTGAAACTAATAGGATAAAACGATAATTTCGGCAATATGTCTTTTAGTATGGCTTTCACACTCACTGTGATAAAGTGCTTGCCCACCAGATTGTTTTCTGTCCCGCAATATAATCTCTTATCATTTTTTGAAGAGGATTAGGTAATAAGTTATGTTTTTCCAGGTCATCTACCTTCGACCAAAAGAATTCGAGATGTGCTTCACGTGATACTAAGGTAGAATTTATATCGAGATTTTTAATGGCGGCTTTAAAAACGAGATTTATTTCGTAATTTTGCGTTGTTCCATCTTGCCAATCAGCTTCGATACAACCCAGGAAACTTTCGATATCCAATTCAAAACCAAGTTCTTCATTTAGCTCGCGTTTTAAAGCCGTAGTCGCACTCTCACCGAT
The genomic region above belongs to Dehalococcoidales bacterium and contains:
- a CDS encoding NUDIX domain-containing protein, whose translation is MEKFHLIARALILDNKAVLLAHQKGAKNTFLPGGHVNIGESATTALKRELNEELGFELDIESFLGCIEADWQDGTTQNYEINLVFKAAIKNLDINSTLVSREAHLEFFWSKVDDLEKHNLLPNPLQKMIRDYIAGQKTIWWASTLSQ